GCGTGTCCGCGGTCAGCCGACCGCGTTGGCGCAGCAGCAGCACAAGCGAGACCAGCCGGTCGGCACGCATGCGGAGAGGTTATCCAAATACATGACCAAGGGTGTCGTGATTTGTTGGGAGGCTCGTTTCCATGACGTCGAGGCCGGCGGCCACCGAGCCGACGGACGTCCGTACTCCCTGTTTCCTGCTCCCGATGAACCGACTGAAATGGATGTGGCAATGGAACGAACGGCAGTCAACCCGGTGACGTGGTCGCAGGAGATGGGATTCAACCAGGGCGAGGTGGTCTCTGGGCACACACGGACCCTGTACTGCTCCGGGCAGACGGCGATGAGCAGTGACGGCAAGCCCCAGCATGAGGGCGACATGGCGGCACAACTGGTGCTGGCCATCGACAACTTGGAGGCCGTGCTGGGGGAGGCCGGGATGTCTCTCGCGAACCTCGTCCGGCTCAACGTCTACAGCACCGACATCGATGTGCTCTTCCAGCACTACGGCGTACTTGCGGCGCGGTTGGGCGCCGCGAGAGTGGCGCCGACCACCACGATGCTCGGGGTGACGCGGCTGGCGATCCCCGGGCAGCTGGTCGAGCTGGAGGGGACCGCCGTCGCGTGACGCCAGGTCGACTGGCGTATGAACTGAGTTGCGGGGCGAACGCATCCTGAGCCCCTCATGATCGTTCAGCTAGGCATGAAGAACACCAAACGCG
This Streptomyces sp. NBC_01283 DNA region includes the following protein-coding sequences:
- a CDS encoding RidA family protein gives rise to the protein MERTAVNPVTWSQEMGFNQGEVVSGHTRTLYCSGQTAMSSDGKPQHEGDMAAQLVLAIDNLEAVLGEAGMSLANLVRLNVYSTDIDVLFQHYGVLAARLGAARVAPTTTMLGVTRLAIPGQLVELEGTAVA